The Kribbella shirazensis genomic interval GGGTTGTCCGGGTCGAACTCCAGGGTGACCTCGCGGGCGTAGCCCTGGCTGCGGTAGCCGTTGTCCTCGATCCAGCGGGCCAGAGTCTGCATGCTGCGGTCGGCCTCCATCATGTCGCCCTGGTGCACGATGGTCGCCGCCTGCGTGAGCTCGGGCAGTTCCCGCTGGTCGAGGTCGGCGGGCGGCACGGCCTCGACGGGTACGGCGGCATGGACGCGGATCGTGTCGTTCTCGGCGTCCTCGTAGTACGCGACCGGTGAACCGCACGGCTGCACGCCGGCCATGCCGAGGCGTTCGAAGAGCTGGCCGAACAGCGGCTGGATCACCGGGCCGATGTCCGCACCGTCGTAGCTCGGTGAGATCGCGGACAGCTCGGCGACCCGGATCGGGGCGATGCGCTTCAGGACGACGTCGTCGGTGGGCATATGACCTTCCCTCTCGATGAGCCGGAGCCTCGCCTCGACGCTGGTCAGCCGGGCCGTACTGCGGGCGAGCTCGTCCTCGAGCTGGGCCTGCCGCAACCGCAGCATGCCGCGCAACTCCTCCGCCGACAGCTTCGCGTCGAGGATCTCGCCCACCTGCTGCAGGCTGAAGCCGAGATCCTTGAGCGCGATGATGCGGTTCAGGCGGCTGAACTGGTCGGCCGAGTAGAACCGGTACCCGGTCGCCTCGTCGACGACAGCCGGCCGGAGCAGCCCGAGGGCGTCGTAGTGCCGCAGCATCCGCGCCGACACCTGACCGAACGCCGCGAAGTCTCCGATGGTGAACATGCCGCCACCTTCCGGCTTGACACTGTGTGAAGGTCAAGTGTGAAGGTTGCGCGAGGGTCGCGGGGATCAGGTGGAGATGCGGGCGCGGCGGTCGCGGATGGTGGCGAGCGTCAGGGCGGTGGCCACCAGGGCGACGCCGCCGGCGCCGAAGCCGGTGACCAGGATGGTGCGACTGTCCAGCCGGGCGTCGCACTGCATCGGCGTGATGCCCTCGTTCGGCCGGAAGACCGAGCCGCAGCCGTCGCCACCCGCATGCACGGGGCGGACGGCGAGCACCACCCCGACGACCAGCAGAACCGTGCCCACCGCGCCGAGGATCTTGTTCAGCACCGGCCGTCCTCTCGGGCGCCGGGGCGCACATCAGCCAGGACCGACCCCACGTGTCTGGTCAGCACCCACATCCGCACGGTCTCGCTCCCTGGCCGTCATCAGAAGATTGGTCGGTAAGATTTGATCAAATCTAACGCAGCTAGCAGCCTGCGCTGAAGTTGGGAACCGCCTCGTGGTGGAATCTTCACTCAGTTCTAACGCCGGACCTGCGGCGAGAGCGCGACCACACACGTTCAGGTGACCGTGGCGACCAGGGAACCGATCGCCCGGCCGTGGGCGACGTCGGCGAGGGCCCGGTCGACGGCATCGAACGAGACGACCGTCGTGTGCGC includes:
- a CDS encoding MerR family transcriptional regulator, with the translated sequence MFTIGDFAAFGQVSARMLRHYDALGLLRPAVVDEATGYRFYSADQFSRLNRIIALKDLGFSLQQVGEILDAKLSAEELRGMLRLRQAQLEDELARSTARLTSVEARLRLIEREGHMPTDDVVLKRIAPIRVAELSAISPSYDGADIGPVIQPLFGQLFERLGMAGVQPCGSPVAYYEDAENDTIRVHAAVPVEAVPPADLDQRELPELTQAATIVHQGDMMEADRSMQTLARWIEDNGYRSQGYAREVTLEFDPDNPANWVHEFQIAVRGPVTKPS